Proteins encoded by one window of Vitis vinifera cultivar Pinot Noir 40024 chromosome 10, ASM3070453v1:
- the LOC100246969 gene encoding cytochrome b561 and DOMON domain-containing protein At5g47530, with product MDGMLKLFVSSCILMSMLLTSSAQSCSRYAFSSNRVFSSCNDLPYLNSFLHWNFNSSSSGVQIAYRHTGVTSSMWVAWAINLDSTGMVGSQALVAYRNPDGTIKAYTSSVDSYQTALSESNLSFPVSDLSATYSNSEMIIYATLELPNNSTTVNQVWQHGPLSATTNTPGVHAFSGPNVQSMGTLDLLSGRSATAPVGNSRTRNRNIHGVLNAVSWGILMPIGAIIARYMRVFKSADPAWFYLHVTCQSSAYIIGVAGWATGIKLGSESSGVQYTAHRAIGIVLFCLGTLQVFALLLRPKKDHKYRFYWDIYHHSVGYTVIILSIINIYKGFDILDPEKKWKRAYTGILVALALSAVFLEAFTWYIVLKRKKSARSGKMNGANGVNGHGAETPGTA from the exons ATGGATGGAATGTTGAAGCTTTTTGTTTCATCATGCATTCTCATGTCCATGTTGCTGACTTCCTCTGCACAATCCTGCTCGAGATATGCCTTCTCCAGCAACCGGGTGTTCAGTTCCTGCAATGATCTTCCTTACTTGAACTCTTTCCTTCATTGGAATTTCAATTCGTCTTCTTCCGGAGTCCAGATTGCTTACAGACACACCGGAGTCACCTCCTCCATGTGGGTGGCATGGGCCATCAACCTAGACTCAACCGGCATGGTTGGTTCACAGGCTCTGGTTGCTTACCGCAATCCTGATGGAACCATTAAGGCTTACACTTCATCGGTCGACTCTTACCAAACCGCATTGTCTGAGAGCAACCTTAGCTTCCCAGTTTCGGATTTATCAGCCACATATTCCAACAGTGAAATGATTATTTACGCCACCTTGGAGCTTCCAAACAATAGCACTACTGTTAACCAAGTCTGGCAACATGGTCCACTTTCTGCTACCACCAACACTCCTGGGGTTCATGCCTTCTCCGGACCAAATGTTCAATCCATGGGGACACTGGATCTTCTGTCAGGACGATCTGCCACAGCCCCAGTAGGAAATTCAAGAACGAGAAATCGGAAT ATTCATGGAGTGTTGAATGCAGTGAGTTGGGGTATCCTGATGCCTATTGGTGCGATAATAGCAAGGTATATGAGGGTATTCAAATCCGCAGATCCTGCATGGTTTTACCTTCACGTAACATGTCAATCCTCGGCTTACATCATCGGTGTTGCTGGATGGGCAACTGGCATCAAACTTGGCAGTGAGTCTTCTGGTGTTCAATACACCGCCCACAGGGCCATTGGCATAGTTCTATTCTGCCTTGGAACGCTCCAG GTGTTTGCTTTGCTTCTAAGACCAAAGAAGGATCACAAATACAGATTCTACTGGGACATCTACCACCACTCAGTTGGGTACACAGTCATCATCCTCagcatcatcaacatatacAAAGGTTTTGACATCTTGGACCCTGAGAAGAAGTGGAAGAGAGCTTACACTGGTATCCTTGTGGCATTGGCCTTAAGTGCTGTGTTTTTGGAAGCTTTTACATGGTATATAGTTTTAAAGAGGAAGAAGTCAGCAAGATCTGGAAAGATGAATGGAGCAAATGGGGTTAATGGGCATGGTGCTGAGACACCAGGAACGGCCTAG
- the LOC100241840 gene encoding inositol monophosphatase 3 gives MAENGSLSQFLETAVDAAKRAGEIIRRGFYQTKNVEHKGQVDLVTETDKACEDLIFNHLQQHYPEHKFIGEETTAACGTMELTDSPTWIVDPLDGTTNFVHGFPFVCVSIGLTIGKVPAVGVVYNPILDELFTAIRGKGAFLNGKPIKVSSQTELVKSLLATEVGTKRDKSTVDATTNRINGLLFEVRSLRMSGSCALNLCGIACGRLDLFYELGFGGPWDVAGGALIVEEAGGLVYDPSGKDFDIISQRVAASNPHLKDAFVKVLGQSV, from the exons ATGGCTGAAAATG GTTCACTTTCACAGTTCCTTGAAACTGCAGTGGATGCCGCGAAGCGAGCTGGCGAA ATAATCCGCAGGGGATTCTACCAGACCAAGAATGTGGAGCATAAAGGCCAA GTGGATTTGGTTACAGAAACTGATAAGGCATGTGAAGATCTCATATTTAATCATCTCCAACAGCATTACCCTGAACACAAG TTTATCGGGGAGGAAACTACTGCTGCTTGTGGTACAATGGAGCTCACTGACTCTCCCACATGGATAGTTGATCCCCTTGATGGCACAACTAACTTTGTGCATGG GTTCCCCTTTGTTTGTGTCTCTATTGGACTTACAATTGGAAAAGTTCCTGCAGTTGGTGTTGTATACAATCCAATACTTGATGAG CTTTTCACTGCTATCCGTGGAAAGGGTGCTTTTCTGAATGGGAAGCCTATAAAAG TATCATCTCAAACTGAACTAGTCAAGTCCCTTCTTGCAACAGAG GTTGGAACAAAACGTGATAAGTCAACTGTGGATGCCACCACAAATAGAATTAATGGCTTGCTTTTTGAG GTGAGATCCCTTCGCATGAGTGGCTCCTGTGCGTTGAACCTTTGTGGCATTGCCTGTGGAAGGCTTGATCTATTTTATGAACTTGGGTTTGGTGGTCCTTG GGATGTGGCAGGTGGTGCTCTGATTGTTGAAGAAGCTGGAGGACTAGTATATGATCC GTCTGGAAAAGATTTTGACATAATATCTCAGCGAGTAGCTGCCTCAAACCCTCATCTCAAGGATGCATTTGTCAAGGTCCTGGGACAATCTGTATGA
- the LOC100252109 gene encoding putative MO25-like protein At5g47540, producing MKGLFKSKPRTPVEVVRQTRDLLIYANRSSDTRESKREEKMSELSKLIRELKSILYGNSEAEPQAEACCQLTQEFFKENTLRLLITCLPKLNLETRKDATQVVANLQRQQVHSRLIASDYLEANIDLMDVLISGYDNTDMALHYGAMLRECIRHQTVARYVLESAHMKKFFDYIQLPNFDIAADAAATFKELLTRHKSTVAEFLSKNYDWFFAEYNSKLLESTNYITRRQAVKLLGDILLDRSNSVVMTRYVSSRDNLRILMNLLRESSKSIQIEAFHVFKLFAANQNKPPDIVSILVANKSKLLRLFADFKTEKEDEQFEADKAQVVREIAALEPRDRP from the exons ATGAAGGGTCTCTTCAAGTCCAAGCCCCGGACTCCGGTAGAAGTCGTCCGTCAAACGCGTGATCTCCTCATCTATGCGAACCGCAGTTCCGATACTCGCGAAAGCAAGCGGGAGGAGAAG ATGTCAGAGTTAAGTAAGCTCATCCGAGAGTTAAAATCAATACTTTATGGAAATAGTGAAGCTGAGCCACAAGCAGAAGCTTGTTGTCAATTAACCCAGGAGTTCTTTAAAGAAAATACACTGCGACTTTTAATCACTTGTCTGCCCAAATTAAACTTGGAG ACCCGCAAAGATGCCACTCAAGTAGTTGCAAATTTGCAAAGGCAACAAGTCCACTCAAGGTTGATTGCTTCTGATTACTTGGAAGCTAATATTGATCTTATGGATGTTTTGATCTCAGG TTATGACAACACAGACATGGCTTTACATTATGGTGCAATGCTGAGAGAGTGCATACGCCATCAGACTGTTGCCAG GTACGTCCTGGAATCAGCGCACATGAAGAAGTTTTTTgattatattcaacttccaaatTTTGACATTGCTGCAGATGCTGCTGCAACTTTTAAG GAACTATTGACGAGGCATAAATCTACGGTTGCTGAATTTCTTTCTAAGAACTATGACTGG TTTTTTGCAGAGTACAACTCAAAGCTATTGGAATCTACCAATTATATTACCAGACGACAAGCTGTGAAG CTGTTGGGAGACATATTACTTGATCGTTCAAATTCTGTTGTGATGACAAGATATGTGAGCTCAAGGGATAACTTGAGGATTCTTATGAATCTACTCAGA GAGTCAAGCAAGAGTATTCAGATTGAAGCTTTTCATGTTTTCAAG CTGTTTGCTGCTAATCAAAACAAGCCCCCAGACATCGTGAGCATATTAGTTGCAAATAAAAGCAAGCTTCTTCGACTGTTTGCTGATTTCAAAACCGAGAAAG AGGATGAACAGTTTGAGGCAGACAAAGCTCAAGTTGTGAGAGAAATTGCTGCCCTGGAACCTAGAGACCGGCCATGA